Proteins found in one Paenibacillus sp. FSL R10-2782 genomic segment:
- a CDS encoding UvrB/UvrC motif-containing protein translates to MLCQECNKRPATLHFTKIVNGEKTEFHICETCAKEKGEMIPGTPNGFSIHSLLSGMLDFDSSTKSQTPGHSGSQNLQCKDCGMTYAQFSKLGRFGCPSCYQYFDSRLDPLFKRVHGSTSHVGKVPVRTGGRLKVKRQIDDLKKEMQQHIVQEEFESAAELRDQIRKLEKEMTEE, encoded by the coding sequence ATGCTGTGCCAAGAATGTAATAAACGGCCGGCAACTTTGCATTTCACCAAAATCGTGAATGGCGAAAAGACAGAGTTTCATATTTGTGAGACGTGTGCGAAGGAAAAAGGGGAGATGATCCCTGGAACACCTAACGGCTTTTCGATTCATAGCTTGTTGTCGGGGATGCTGGATTTTGACTCCAGCACAAAGAGCCAGACTCCAGGCCACAGTGGTTCGCAAAACCTGCAATGCAAGGATTGCGGCATGACCTATGCACAGTTCAGTAAGCTGGGGCGCTTTGGGTGCCCGTCGTGCTATCAATATTTTGACAGCCGTCTGGACCCGCTGTTCAAGCGTGTGCATGGCAGCACGAGCCATGTGGGCAAGGTTCCGGTTCGCACCGGAGGCCGATTGAAGGTTAAACGGCAAATTGATGATCTGAAAAAAGAGATGCAACAGCATATTGTACAGGAAGAATTTGAATCAGCCGCTGAGCTTAGGGATCAAATCAGAAAGCTTGAAAAAGAAATGACTGAAGAGTAA
- the clpC gene encoding ATP-dependent protease ATP-binding subunit ClpC, which translates to MMFGRFTERAQKVLALAQEEAVRLGHNNIGTEHILLGLIREGEGIAAKALIGLGLGLEKIQDEVETLIGRGQEQPTNIAYTPRAKKVIELSMDEARKLGHTYVGTEHILLGLIREGEGVAARVLNNLGISLNKARQQVLQLLGSSEAVSSHHGAPANVSTPTLDSLARDLTASAKENNLDPVIGRSKEIERVIQVLSRRTKNNPVLIGEPGVGKTAIAEGLAQKIIANEIPETLRDKRVMTLDMGSVVAGTKYRGEFEDRLKKIMDEIRQAGNIVLFIDELHTLIGAGGAEGAIDASNILKPALARGELQCIGATTLDEYRKYIEKDAALERRFQPITVDQPSPEEAIQILYGLRDRYEAHHRVKITDEAIEAAVKLSDRYITDRFLPDKAIDLIDEAGSKVRLNSYTVPPNLKQLENRLEDIRKEKDSAVQSQEFEKAAALRDTEQKIREELDVTKNQWKEQQGRTDSEVTPEDIAQVVAIWTGVPVSKLKEEETHRLLNMEELLHERVIGQDEAVKAVSRAIRRARAGLKDPKRPIGSFIFLGPTGVGKTELARALAESMFGDENAVIRIDMSEYMEKHSTSRLVGAPPGYVGYEEGGQLTEKVRRKPYSVVLLDEIEKAHPEVFNILLQVLEDGRLTDSKGRVVDFRNTLIILTSNVGAQAIKRNSTLGFTAVVDAGADYDNMKGKVMDELKKSFRPEFLNRIDEIIVFHSLEEKHIAEIVSLMSEELRKRLNEYEVDFELTDKAKAFLAKEGFDPAYGARPLRRAIQKHIEDRLSEELLSGNITKGDSLFIDEENGALTVTKKDNVSAKS; encoded by the coding sequence ATGATGTTTGGAAGATTTACGGAACGCGCACAAAAAGTGCTTGCCTTGGCTCAGGAAGAAGCTGTTCGATTGGGACACAACAACATTGGCACGGAGCACATTTTGCTCGGCCTCATTCGTGAAGGTGAAGGAATTGCAGCGAAAGCCTTGATTGGTTTAGGGCTGGGACTGGAAAAAATTCAGGATGAAGTGGAAACGCTGATTGGACGCGGTCAAGAACAACCGACGAACATTGCCTATACTCCACGCGCCAAAAAGGTCATCGAGCTGTCTATGGATGAAGCTCGTAAGCTGGGCCATACTTATGTAGGTACGGAGCATATTTTGCTTGGTCTTATCCGTGAAGGCGAAGGTGTAGCAGCTCGTGTACTGAATAACTTGGGTATCAGCCTGAATAAAGCACGTCAGCAAGTGCTTCAATTGCTCGGCAGCAGCGAGGCTGTTTCCAGCCATCATGGTGCTCCAGCTAATGTCAGCACACCAACGCTGGACAGCTTGGCACGTGATTTGACGGCATCTGCGAAGGAGAACAACCTGGACCCTGTCATTGGGCGTAGTAAGGAAATTGAACGTGTAATTCAGGTGCTCAGTCGCCGTACAAAGAACAATCCGGTTCTGATCGGTGAGCCAGGGGTAGGTAAAACAGCAATTGCCGAAGGATTGGCGCAAAAAATTATTGCCAATGAGATTCCCGAAACATTGCGCGACAAGCGTGTAATGACACTGGATATGGGCTCTGTAGTAGCAGGCACCAAATATCGTGGTGAATTTGAGGATCGTTTGAAAAAGATTATGGACGAGATTCGTCAAGCAGGAAACATCGTATTGTTCATTGATGAGCTGCATACGCTGATTGGTGCTGGTGGAGCTGAAGGTGCCATTGATGCCTCCAACATTTTAAAGCCTGCTCTGGCACGTGGCGAGCTGCAATGCATCGGTGCGACAACGCTGGACGAATACCGCAAATATATTGAGAAGGATGCTGCTTTGGAACGTCGCTTCCAGCCGATTACGGTAGATCAGCCTTCTCCAGAAGAAGCTATTCAAATTCTGTACGGCCTGCGTGACCGTTATGAAGCGCATCACCGTGTGAAAATTACGGATGAAGCCATTGAAGCGGCAGTAAAATTGTCAGATCGTTATATCACCGACCGCTTCCTGCCGGATAAAGCAATTGACCTTATTGATGAAGCAGGTTCCAAGGTAAGGCTGAATTCCTATACGGTACCGCCAAACTTGAAACAGCTGGAAAACCGTCTGGAAGATATTCGTAAGGAAAAGGATTCGGCTGTACAAAGCCAAGAGTTCGAAAAGGCGGCTGCATTGCGTGATACAGAGCAGAAAATTCGTGAAGAGCTGGATGTTACGAAAAACCAATGGAAAGAGCAACAGGGACGTACAGATTCCGAAGTAACACCGGAGGATATTGCTCAGGTCGTTGCGATTTGGACAGGTGTTCCAGTTAGCAAGCTGAAAGAGGAAGAAACGCATCGCTTGTTGAACATGGAAGAATTGCTGCATGAGCGGGTAATTGGGCAGGATGAAGCAGTTAAGGCAGTTAGTCGGGCTATTCGCCGGGCACGTGCCGGACTGAAAGATCCGAAACGTCCAATCGGCTCCTTTATTTTCCTCGGTCCAACCGGGGTTGGTAAAACTGAGCTGGCACGCGCGTTGGCTGAATCCATGTTCGGAGATGAAAATGCGGTTATCCGAATCGATATGTCCGAATACATGGAGAAGCATTCCACGTCCCGCCTGGTAGGAGCGCCTCCAGGATATGTTGGATATGAAGAAGGCGGCCAATTGACTGAGAAGGTACGTCGTAAACCTTACTCCGTCGTACTGCTGGATGAGATTGAAAAAGCACATCCAGAAGTATTCAACATTCTTCTGCAAGTGCTGGAAGATGGACGTCTGACGGATTCCAAAGGCCGTGTTGTCGATTTCCGCAACACACTCATCATCCTGACATCCAATGTGGGTGCACAGGCGATCAAACGCAACTCCACGCTCGGCTTTACAGCTGTTGTGGACGCTGGTGCGGATTATGATAACATGAAGGGCAAAGTGATGGATGAACTGAAGAAAAGCTTCCGTCCCGAGTTCTTGAACCGGATTGATGAAATTATCGTTTTCCATTCTCTCGAAGAAAAACACATCGCCGAAATCGTGTCCCTCATGTCCGAAGAGCTGCGTAAGCGTCTGAATGAGTACGAGGTGGACTTTGAGTTGACAGACAAGGCTAAGGCATTCCTTGCGAAGGAAGGCTTTGATCCGGCGTATGGTGCGCGTCCACTACGTCGTGCAATCCAGAAGCATATCGAGGACCGTCTGTCTGAGGAGTTGCTGTCGGGTAATATCACTAAAGGTGATTCTCTCTTTATTGATGAAGAGAACGGTGCGTTGACCGTTACAAAAAAGGATAACGTATCCGCGAAGTCCTGA
- a CDS encoding GNAT family N-acetyltransferase: protein MEIRQLQREEFEAAIELSQYAFQFTMSPEDLEKSKKKFKPEQTWGIFDGNDLNAKLTLLPLQVYIQGRVFDMGGIAGVATWPEKRRGGLVSRLLTHTLAEMKTAGQSLSFLHPFSFAFYRKFGWETYIEYKKYIIPIDKFPAKLKTEGTVKRDVKDISELNQVYQAYASRYNGTLVRDKEWWQERTLNKNYRTAVYYSEAGDPQGYALYKIEDKQLNCDELVYINETARRALWTYFANHDSMITQGKFIYIPADDNLPYLLDDPRIQQEIVPYFMGRIVDADAFVEKYPFKAIGEEIRLTLHLTDRYAPWNEGIWTLTVNAEGQGHLDRVDSSSSFEGAIEADLSLGIQSLTALMLGFQRPIDLYKWSRITGRSESVSALERVIPVTQTFLLDFF from the coding sequence ATGGAAATCAGGCAATTACAACGTGAGGAATTTGAAGCTGCTATTGAGTTGTCTCAATATGCTTTTCAGTTTACAATGTCCCCGGAGGATCTGGAGAAATCCAAAAAGAAATTCAAACCAGAACAAACTTGGGGGATATTCGACGGAAATGACTTGAATGCGAAGCTGACTTTGCTACCGTTACAGGTATACATACAGGGTCGGGTTTTTGACATGGGGGGCATTGCTGGTGTGGCAACTTGGCCGGAAAAGCGGCGCGGCGGTCTGGTTTCACGTCTTTTGACACATACACTTGCAGAGATGAAGACCGCGGGACAGAGCCTTTCTTTTCTACATCCTTTCTCCTTTGCCTTCTATCGTAAATTTGGGTGGGAAACGTATATTGAATACAAAAAGTATATTATTCCGATCGATAAATTCCCTGCCAAGCTTAAAACCGAAGGTACAGTCAAACGGGATGTAAAAGATATTTCTGAGCTGAACCAAGTATATCAAGCATATGCTTCGCGTTATAATGGTACGCTGGTACGAGATAAGGAATGGTGGCAAGAGCGGACATTAAATAAGAACTACCGGACCGCAGTGTATTACTCTGAAGCAGGCGATCCTCAGGGATATGCACTCTACAAAATTGAAGATAAGCAGCTGAATTGCGACGAACTGGTATATATTAATGAGACGGCACGGCGGGCGTTGTGGACGTATTTTGCCAATCATGATTCGATGATAACCCAGGGTAAATTCATTTACATTCCGGCTGATGATAATCTGCCATATCTACTGGATGATCCGAGAATTCAGCAGGAAATAGTGCCTTATTTTATGGGCCGTATTGTAGATGCTGATGCTTTTGTGGAGAAATACCCTTTTAAGGCCATTGGAGAGGAAATACGTTTGACCTTACATCTGACAGATCGTTATGCTCCATGGAATGAAGGAATATGGACATTGACGGTCAACGCGGAAGGGCAGGGACATTTGGACAGAGTAGATTCAAGCAGTTCTTTCGAGGGCGCTATAGAAGCTGACTTGAGTCTGGGAATCCAGTCGCTGACGGCCCTGATGCTTGGCTTTCAGCGGCCTATTGATCTGTATAAGTGGAGTCGTATTACAGGGCGCAGCGAGTCTGTATCTGCATTAGAACGAGTAATACCGGTAACACAAACATTTTTGCTGGATTTTTTCTAA
- a CDS encoding CtsR family transcriptional regulator, translating into MRNVSDIIEQYLKSILLESPKGLVEIQRNDLADRFSCVPSQINYVISTRFTLEKGYVVESKRGGGGYIRIQRIQLPAQHAIHTHLHQSIGEEISQSAAEGLIYQLEEAHFLSKREASLMKAALSRDTLLLKLPYRDQLRARLLKAMLISLLVAR; encoded by the coding sequence ATGCGCAATGTTTCCGATATTATTGAACAATATTTGAAGAGCATATTGCTGGAGAGTCCCAAAGGTTTAGTGGAAATTCAGCGTAATGATTTGGCTGACCGCTTTTCCTGCGTGCCGTCGCAAATTAATTATGTAATCAGTACCCGTTTTACGCTGGAAAAAGGCTATGTGGTGGAAAGTAAGCGCGGTGGTGGGGGTTACATTCGCATTCAGCGAATTCAACTGCCCGCACAGCATGCGATCCATACCCATCTCCATCAAAGCATTGGAGAGGAAATTAGCCAATCGGCAGCAGAAGGTCTGATTTATCAGCTGGAAGAAGCACATTTTTTAAGCAAAAGGGAAGCTAGTTTAATGAAGGCCGCTTTATCAAGGGACACATTATTGCTGAAACTTCCCTATCGTGACCAGTTGCGGGCAAGGCTGCTTAAAGCTATGCTGATTTCGTTGCTGGTGGCCAGATAG
- a CDS encoding protein arginine kinase, protein MPNIRFTEKPLSDWMRGDAADSEIVISSRVRIARNLQHLPFPMLATNQQSEEALQRLTDILQYDDLGRFGTFHTLKISELDEIDKQVLVEKHLISPNLANESRNGAVLISDDESVSVMINEEDHLRIQCLYPGCQVREAWERAMVIDDAFEAHVDYAFDDRRGFLTSCPTNVGTGMRASVMMHLPALVMTHQINRILSAVSQVGLTVRGIYGEGSEAVGNLFQVSNQITLGQTEAEIIENLHGVVLQIIEHERSARERLMNESMLRITDRVMRSFGILSYAAVLESKEAAQRLSDVRLGVDLGILERPSTATMNELNVMTQPGFLQKSFGDKMNTGERDMYRAKLIRQKLGTTL, encoded by the coding sequence ATGCCCAATATCCGGTTTACGGAAAAGCCGCTAAGTGATTGGATGCGTGGTGATGCTGCGGATTCGGAGATTGTCATTAGCAGTCGGGTAAGAATTGCGCGTAACTTGCAGCATCTGCCTTTTCCCATGCTTGCTACCAACCAGCAGTCGGAAGAAGCACTTCAACGCTTGACGGATATCCTTCAGTATGATGATTTAGGACGCTTTGGTACCTTTCATACCCTGAAAATATCCGAGTTGGATGAGATCGACAAGCAGGTGCTGGTTGAGAAGCATTTGATTAGCCCTAATTTGGCGAACGAATCTCGTAACGGTGCTGTTTTGATTAGCGATGATGAATCGGTTAGTGTTATGATAAACGAAGAGGATCATCTGCGTATCCAGTGCTTATATCCGGGATGTCAGGTTAGAGAAGCTTGGGAACGTGCTATGGTTATTGATGATGCATTTGAGGCGCATGTCGATTATGCATTTGATGATCGTAGAGGCTTTCTGACCAGTTGTCCGACGAATGTCGGCACAGGGATGAGAGCTTCGGTGATGATGCATCTGCCCGCATTGGTCATGACTCATCAGATTAACCGCATTTTGTCTGCTGTTTCACAGGTAGGTCTTACCGTTCGCGGTATTTATGGTGAAGGCAGTGAAGCAGTCGGCAATCTGTTTCAGGTATCCAATCAAATTACACTGGGACAGACCGAGGCGGAAATTATCGAAAATCTGCATGGCGTAGTGCTGCAAATTATAGAGCATGAACGTTCCGCCAGGGAACGGCTGATGAATGAGTCCATGCTGCGGATTACAGATCGGGTGATGCGTTCATTCGGTATTTTGTCATATGCAGCGGTACTGGAATCTAAGGAAGCCGCACAGCGGTTGTCCGATGTACGTCTTGGCGTAGACTTGGGGATTTTGGAGCGTCCATCCACGGCAACGATGAATGAGCTGAATGTGATGACGCAGCCCGGATTTCTGCAAAAAAGCTTTGGTGATAAAATGAATACCGGTGAGCGCGATATGTACCGGGCGAAGCTGATCCGGCAAAAATTAGGCACAACCCTTTAA